From the genome of Leptolyngbya sp. FACHB-261, one region includes:
- a CDS encoding iron-containing alcohol dehydrogenase encodes MSLYEFSFPTTVRFGVGARREIRQALKTRGVKRPLVVTDRGVNSQPFFAEILSNLQGPDLSVSSFSELEGNPVKSQVNAGVEAFRQHDADAVIAVGGGAAMDVAKAVVLMASHPGDLFDYEDGREDGGRPIDQELPFFVTVPTTAGTGSEVGRSAVISDDESHAKKIIFSPHLLAQLVFADPELLLSLPPKLTAATGIDALTHCVEAYLAKGFQPMCDGIAFDGVRLIARSLARSVQHGDDLSARSEMLAAAMMGAVAFQKGLGVTHSCAHALSTVYDLHHGLANSLMLPYAMRFNQLAVPQRLAHLAVATEAAEPTAAGFIQWLEALRAEIGLPARLSQVGVSADKLDQLTAVAFADGCHSRNPRPCTAEDIRSIYAEAL; translated from the coding sequence ATGAGCCTGTATGAATTCAGCTTTCCAACCACAGTTCGCTTTGGCGTCGGTGCGCGACGAGAGATTCGGCAAGCCCTCAAAACTCGGGGAGTGAAACGGCCTTTAGTGGTCACTGACCGGGGTGTGAACAGCCAGCCCTTCTTTGCGGAGATCCTGAGCAATCTACAGGGCCCCGACTTGAGCGTTAGCAGCTTTAGTGAGTTGGAGGGCAACCCTGTTAAGTCTCAAGTGAACGCTGGCGTTGAAGCCTTTCGACAACATGACGCTGATGCAGTCATTGCCGTGGGTGGTGGTGCGGCGATGGATGTCGCGAAGGCAGTAGTTTTGATGGCCTCGCACCCCGGCGACCTATTTGACTATGAGGATGGCAGAGAGGACGGTGGACGCCCTATCGACCAGGAATTACCTTTTTTCGTGACCGTGCCCACTACCGCAGGAACAGGTAGCGAAGTGGGCCGCAGTGCCGTGATCTCTGACGACGAATCCCACGCTAAAAAGATCATTTTCTCGCCCCACTTGCTGGCGCAACTGGTCTTTGCCGATCCGGAACTGCTGCTAAGTCTACCCCCCAAGCTGACAGCGGCAACAGGCATTGATGCCCTCACTCACTGTGTCGAGGCTTACCTCGCCAAGGGCTTTCAACCAATGTGCGATGGCATTGCCTTTGATGGCGTGCGTCTGATTGCGCGGAGCTTAGCGCGCAGTGTGCAGCATGGAGATGACCTCAGTGCCCGTAGTGAGATGCTGGCGGCAGCCATGATGGGGGCCGTTGCCTTTCAAAAAGGCTTGGGGGTCACGCACTCTTGTGCCCATGCCCTGTCTACGGTTTATGATCTGCACCACGGTTTGGCTAACAGCCTGATGCTGCCCTATGCCATGCGCTTCAACCAATTGGCGGTGCCCCAACGGCTAGCCCATCTTGCGGTAGCTACAGAGGCGGCAGAGCCAACTGCCGCAGGCTTTATTCAATGGCTCGAAGCACTCAGAGCTGAGATTGGCCTGCCAGCTCGGCTCTCGCAAGTCGGCGTCAGTGCTGACAAATTAGATCAGTTAACAGCAGTGGCATTTGCCGATGGTTGCCACTCGCGCAATCCCCGTCCCTGCACAGCTGAAGATATCCGCAGTATTTACGCAGAAGCCCTGTAG
- a CDS encoding aldehyde dehydrogenase family protein has translation MLTVINPASEKVLVQLPEDDAVSVANKVVQAKAAQPIWAACSYRERAQAIERFSQLLSEQAGDLAATLTAETGKPITQARAEVRTTASRVAFFLEQAERVLAPETVLADAELGLQEQITHEPLGIIANISAWNYPYFVGSNVFIPALLAGNAVLYKPSEYASLTGRSIAALMQAAGVPEGIFQTVLGDGKVGALLLDHPLNGVFFTGSYTTGSKIAVAAAKHLMKVQLELGGKDAAYICDDVSVQTVAGAVADGAFYNTGQSCCALERIYVHEAVYEAFVEAFLTTVQGFQVGDPNHDETYIGPLARSAQLTVLEAQVSDALAQGATLLCGGKRLPRTGFFFAPTVLVAVNHSMSVMRDESFGPVIGIQKVKDDAEAAQLMADTPYGLTASVYTAERTRAERILSQLNTGTAYWNCCDRVSPRLPWSGRGHSGQGLTLSTYGIQTFTQPKAWHFKAWL, from the coding sequence ATGCTCACTGTGATCAATCCCGCTAGCGAGAAGGTGTTGGTGCAGTTACCCGAAGACGACGCAGTTTCAGTGGCTAACAAAGTCGTTCAGGCTAAAGCAGCTCAGCCTATATGGGCAGCTTGTTCCTACAGAGAGCGAGCTCAGGCTATTGAGCGATTTAGCCAATTACTGAGTGAGCAAGCCGGTGACCTGGCAGCAACCTTAACCGCAGAGACGGGCAAGCCAATCACACAAGCCCGTGCTGAAGTTCGCACCACAGCTAGTCGCGTCGCTTTTTTCTTGGAGCAAGCTGAGCGCGTCTTAGCTCCCGAGACGGTCCTAGCCGATGCTGAGCTGGGATTGCAAGAGCAGATCACTCACGAGCCGCTGGGGATAATCGCCAATATTTCAGCCTGGAACTATCCCTACTTTGTCGGCAGTAACGTCTTCATTCCCGCCCTGCTGGCAGGCAATGCTGTTCTCTATAAACCATCTGAATATGCCTCACTAACTGGACGCTCGATTGCTGCGCTAATGCAAGCGGCAGGTGTGCCGGAGGGTATTTTTCAGACCGTGCTTGGCGATGGCAAGGTTGGAGCGCTGCTGCTTGACCACCCACTGAATGGGGTGTTTTTCACCGGCTCCTACACGACAGGCAGCAAAATCGCTGTCGCCGCAGCGAAGCACCTGATGAAGGTGCAACTGGAATTGGGGGGTAAGGATGCAGCCTACATTTGCGATGACGTCAGTGTTCAGACAGTGGCTGGGGCCGTTGCCGATGGCGCCTTCTACAATACCGGCCAAAGTTGCTGCGCCCTGGAGCGCATCTACGTGCATGAAGCCGTCTATGAGGCATTCGTTGAGGCATTTCTGACTACGGTGCAGGGTTTTCAAGTTGGCGACCCCAATCACGACGAGACCTACATCGGTCCGCTGGCACGTTCAGCTCAGTTGACGGTTCTAGAGGCGCAAGTGAGCGATGCTCTAGCCCAAGGAGCAACACTGCTATGTGGCGGCAAGCGTTTGCCACGAACCGGCTTCTTCTTCGCGCCTACGGTGCTGGTTGCGGTGAACCACTCGATGAGCGTGATGCGCGATGAGAGCTTTGGACCGGTGATTGGCATCCAGAAGGTCAAGGACGATGCTGAAGCCGCTCAGTTGATGGCAGATACGCCCTACGGCCTAACGGCAAGTGTCTATACCGCTGAGCGAACTAGAGCAGAACGAATTTTAAGCCAACTCAATACCGGCACAGCCTACTGGAACTGTTGCGACCGGGTTAGCCCCCGCTTGCCTTGGTCCGGTCGGGGTCATTCGGGCCAAGGTCTCACTCTCTCCACCTATGGCATTCAGACCTTTACGCAACCCAAGGCTTGGCATTTCAAGGCTTGGCTTTGA
- a CDS encoding ATP-binding protein: MSLSLAERLRAERHQRFVGRALERQLFQSALVAAELPFHVLHVFGPGGVGKTTLLREFVRLCEQAQVPAFYVDARNLEASPDSFLKAVKAVMSSAPPELTGSSRQVILVDTYELIDRLDDWLRDEFLPQLPAQALIVLAGRHAPTSAWRSDPGWQAIVQVVPLRNLSPEESRAYLTRREVPSAEHQGVLEFTHGHPLALSLVADVFAQGQDLHFQPEAAPDVVRTLLARFVLELPSPAHRIALEACALARLTTETLLAEMLGLPEVHELFQWLRSLSFIEAGRSGLFPHDLAREVLIADLRWRNPDWYTELHLRARTYYTSRLEQTRGQEQHSTLFDYIFLHRDNPAVRPRFTWHESSTLLTDRLREGDPPILVSMVAAHEGEASAQLAAHWLARQPYSVLVFRDGEGTAPVGFVMMLALNQTTPEERSVDPAAQTAWDYLQNHTPLRAGEGATLLRFWLAADTYQAVSPIQSLIFIHFVQYHRTTAGLAFTFFSCAEPDFWAAMFNYADLARLPEADFSVGERHYGMYGHDWRAVPPMAWQALLAQREIAASVQATATPEVSMPLMVLSQPAFVEAVREALRNFARADALRNNPLLQSRLVMEQVPAQTDVAERIAVLRQLIQSACESLQSSPREAKCYRALHRAYLQPAPTQEQAAELLDLPFSTFRRHLKTGMSQVADLLWHQEIG; the protein is encoded by the coding sequence ATGTCCTTGTCCCTGGCAGAGCGTCTACGGGCAGAACGCCATCAGCGATTCGTCGGGCGTGCCCTAGAGCGGCAGTTATTCCAATCAGCCTTGGTGGCAGCAGAGCTACCTTTTCATGTATTGCATGTCTTCGGCCCTGGTGGTGTCGGTAAGACGACATTGCTGCGTGAGTTTGTGCGCCTGTGCGAGCAGGCTCAGGTTCCCGCCTTTTATGTAGACGCCCGTAACCTAGAAGCTTCACCTGACTCCTTCTTGAAGGCAGTAAAAGCTGTCATGAGTTCAGCCCCACCTGAGCTCACTGGCTCAAGCCGACAGGTCATTCTTGTTGATACCTACGAACTCATCGACCGCCTCGACGACTGGTTGCGCGATGAATTTCTGCCTCAACTGCCTGCCCAGGCACTGATTGTCCTAGCCGGTCGCCACGCGCCGACTTCGGCTTGGCGGAGTGATCCGGGTTGGCAAGCCATTGTGCAAGTTGTGCCCCTGCGCAATTTGAGCCCCGAAGAGAGCCGGGCTTACCTGACTCGACGCGAGGTGCCATCGGCTGAGCACCAAGGGGTTTTGGAATTTACGCACGGCCATCCCCTAGCACTGTCGCTGGTGGCTGACGTATTTGCTCAGGGCCAGGACTTGCACTTTCAGCCGGAAGCTGCGCCGGATGTGGTCAGAACTCTCCTGGCCCGCTTTGTGCTGGAATTGCCCAGTCCCGCTCATCGCATTGCCTTAGAAGCCTGCGCTCTGGCCCGACTGACTACTGAAACCTTGCTAGCAGAGATGCTGGGGCTGCCAGAAGTTCACGAGCTATTCCAGTGGTTGCGAAGTCTATCGTTCATTGAGGCTGGACGCTCAGGGCTATTCCCCCACGATCTAGCCCGCGAAGTGCTGATCGCTGATCTGCGCTGGCGCAATCCTGACTGGTACACCGAGTTGCACCTGCGGGCTCGCACCTATTACACCAGCCGCCTAGAGCAAACGCGGGGACAAGAGCAGCACAGCACCCTGTTCGATTACATCTTCCTGCACCGCGATAACCCTGCGGTGCGTCCGCGCTTCACCTGGCATGAAAGCAGCACGCTGCTGACCGACCGCCTGCGTGAAGGTGACCCACCAATTCTAGTCAGCATGGTAGCAGCCCATGAGGGGGAGGCATCAGCTCAGCTGGCTGCCCATTGGCTGGCTCGGCAACCCTACAGTGTGCTGGTATTTCGAGACGGCGAAGGCACTGCCCCGGTTGGCTTCGTCATGATGCTGGCCCTGAACCAGACCACGCCTGAGGAGCGCAGTGTCGATCCCGCGGCTCAAACTGCCTGGGACTATCTGCAAAACCACACCCCCTTGCGAGCTGGCGAAGGCGCAACTCTGCTGCGCTTCTGGTTGGCTGCCGATACCTATCAGGCTGTTTCCCCGATTCAAAGCTTGATTTTCATTCATTTCGTGCAATATCACCGCACGACTGCAGGGCTAGCCTTTACCTTTTTCTCCTGTGCAGAACCCGATTTCTGGGCTGCGATGTTCAACTACGCTGACCTGGCTCGTCTGCCAGAAGCAGACTTTAGCGTGGGTGAGCGGCATTACGGCATGTATGGCCACGACTGGCGTGCGGTGCCACCGATGGCCTGGCAGGCGTTATTGGCGCAACGGGAGATTGCTGCCTCGGTGCAAGCGACCGCGACTCCAGAGGTAAGTATGCCTCTGATGGTGCTCAGTCAGCCTGCTTTTGTGGAGGCTGTGCGCGAAGCCCTGCGCAATTTTGCCCGGGCCGATGCTTTGCGCAACAATCCTCTGTTGCAGTCGCGGTTGGTGATGGAGCAAGTTCCGGCTCAGACGGATGTAGCTGAGCGCATTGCGGTCTTGCGCCAACTGATTCAGTCGGCCTGTGAGTCCTTGCAAAGCTCGCCCCGAGAGGCCAAATGTTACCGGGCATTGCACCGAGCCTATCTTCAGCCTGCCCCCACCCAGGAGCAGGCAGCTGAGCTACTCGACTTGCCTTTCAGCACCTTCCGTCGCCACCTCAAGACTGGCATGTCCCAGGTTGCAGACTTGCTCTGGCACCAGGAGATTGGCTAG
- a CDS encoding ABC transporter ATP-binding protein, with protein MAKLELQSVRKAYNPTTIPVKDVSLSVEDGEFLTLLGPSGCGKSTTLRLIAGLEQPTAGNVLIGGRNVNNVDPGHRNIAMVFQSYALYPHMTVYENIAAGLKLRGMTRGEIHQRVDEVAGLLGLNELLKRKPGQLSGGQRQRVALGRTLVRKPDIFLLDEPLSNLDALLREHVRAELKQLFEAQKAPVVYVTHDQTEAMTLSTKVAVFNDGYLQQLDPPKRIYSHPASRFVAGFVGSPQMNFLTIPCEGNYALLGERRIPLPGQHRAQQIVLGIRPEHVRLADPGDTLTVHGTVQLVEPLGMHNLITLKFQQDRQSDHSLRFLLPADRDWSVETATVALPSEHIHWFDSESGVRVGSEVSAQVGAA; from the coding sequence ATGGCTAAACTCGAACTACAAAGCGTCAGAAAAGCATATAACCCAACCACGATTCCAGTTAAAGACGTCAGCCTCAGCGTCGAAGATGGCGAATTCTTGACCCTACTGGGGCCCTCCGGCTGTGGCAAATCCACAACTCTGCGCCTAATTGCCGGACTAGAGCAACCAACCGCGGGCAACGTGTTGATTGGCGGTCGCAACGTCAATAACGTTGATCCTGGTCACCGCAACATTGCCATGGTCTTCCAGAGTTATGCGCTCTATCCGCACATGACCGTTTACGAGAACATCGCAGCTGGGCTCAAGCTGCGTGGCATGACTCGTGGCGAGATTCATCAACGGGTGGACGAAGTGGCTGGGTTGCTCGGTCTCAACGAACTGCTCAAGCGCAAACCCGGTCAGCTCTCTGGCGGCCAACGTCAACGCGTCGCTCTGGGACGCACCCTGGTGCGCAAGCCCGATATCTTTTTGCTTGATGAGCCGTTGAGCAATCTCGATGCTTTATTGCGGGAACATGTGCGGGCTGAACTCAAGCAACTGTTCGAAGCGCAGAAAGCGCCGGTTGTCTATGTAACCCACGACCAGACCGAGGCCATGACCCTCTCAACTAAGGTCGCAGTGTTCAACGACGGTTACTTGCAGCAACTCGACCCGCCCAAGCGCATTTACTCCCATCCGGCTAGCCGCTTTGTCGCTGGTTTCGTCGGCAGTCCTCAGATGAACTTCCTGACCATTCCCTGTGAAGGCAATTACGCGCTGCTAGGCGAACGCCGCATCCCACTGCCCGGCCAGCATCGGGCTCAGCAAATCGTCCTGGGTATCCGACCCGAGCACGTGCGCCTAGCCGATCCTGGCGATACCCTAACCGTGCATGGCACGGTGCAACTGGTGGAACCTCTGGGCATGCATAACCTGATTACGCTCAAATTCCAGCAAGATCGGCAGAGCGACCATAGCCTGCGTTTTCTACTCCCCGCCGATCGAGACTGGAGTGTAGAAACTGCAACCGTTGCCTTGCCCTCTGAACACATACACTGGTTTGATAGTGAGTCAGGGGTACGGGTTGGCAGCGAGGTCAGCGCACAGGTTGGCGCTGCCTGA
- a CDS encoding carbohydrate ABC transporter permease → MTTVHEPVSSNQAKGLPIRNIILGVGVVLVVAFCLGPVLWQLLTSIKTNRDIAAIPNVYVPREYTFQHYTELFRRRPFLSYMFNSALVSLISTILCLGLGSPAAYALARLRLKGERILLAIVLVVTLFPYVLVFLGLLEIVQRLGLANNYLALIIPYTAINLPLTILVMRSFFQQLPKDLEDAAKVDGYNTWQMLTQIVLPMTLPALATTGILTFISAWNEFIFALTFMTREELKTIPVGAAQLGGASTFEIPYGPLAAATVVGTLPLVLLVLFFQRQIVQGLTSGAVKG, encoded by the coding sequence ATGACCACTGTTCATGAGCCTGTGTCCAGCAACCAAGCTAAGGGTTTGCCCATTCGCAACATCATCCTCGGTGTGGGTGTTGTACTGGTTGTCGCTTTCTGTCTGGGACCGGTTCTCTGGCAATTGCTAACCTCAATTAAAACTAACCGAGATATCGCCGCTATTCCCAATGTCTACGTTCCTAGGGAATATACATTTCAGCACTATACAGAGCTGTTTCGGCGTCGGCCTTTTCTCAGCTACATGTTCAACAGCGCCCTGGTTTCTCTAATCTCAACTATTCTGTGTTTGGGTTTAGGGTCGCCAGCGGCCTATGCTTTGGCCCGTTTGCGTTTGAAAGGGGAAAGAATCCTGTTGGCGATCGTCCTGGTCGTTACCCTATTTCCCTATGTCTTGGTATTTTTGGGGCTACTGGAAATTGTGCAGCGTTTGGGCCTAGCCAATAATTATCTGGCGCTGATCATTCCCTACACAGCGATTAATTTGCCTCTGACAATTCTGGTGATGCGTAGCTTCTTTCAACAGTTGCCTAAAGATCTCGAAGATGCAGCCAAAGTTGATGGTTACAACACCTGGCAAATGCTGACTCAGATCGTGTTGCCGATGACCCTACCTGCCTTAGCAACCACAGGAATTCTCACCTTTATCTCCGCCTGGAATGAATTCATCTTCGCCCTCACTTTTATGACCCGCGAAGAGCTCAAAACGATTCCGGTAGGCGCTGCCCAGTTGGGGGGCGCTTCAACCTTTGAAATCCCCTATGGTCCTCTGGCCGCAGCCACGGTGGTCGGAACTTTGCCGCTCGTCTTGCTTGTGCTATTTTTCCAACGCCAAATTGTTCAAGGTCTTACTTCTGGAGCCGTCAAAGGTTAA
- a CDS encoding carbohydrate ABC transporter permease, translating to MKFETTIRTREQIIGWVLVLPALILLLLVFAYPIGRAFWLSQFTENLATKLEPVYSGLNNYSRLGTDGRFWQTLGNTTIFTLGSVILEMLLGLGIALVLDQSFKGRGIVRTIAILPWALPTALIGLAWVWIFNDQYGVVNDLLRRVGAIPAGAGINWLGDPNLAMLAVIAADVWKTTPFISILLLAGLQSIPQDLYEAYAIDGASRWQRFRNITLPLLMPQILIAVLFRFAQAFGVFDLIAVMTGGGPGGATETISLYIYATVMRYLDFGYGAALVVVTFVLLVAVVALATFALSRARARAAGAT from the coding sequence ATGAAATTTGAAACCACGATTCGCACACGTGAACAAATTATAGGCTGGGTTCTTGTTTTACCTGCGCTGATTTTGTTGCTGTTGGTCTTTGCCTATCCGATTGGTCGGGCCTTTTGGCTGAGCCAATTTACCGAGAACCTGGCAACCAAACTAGAGCCTGTTTATTCGGGCCTCAATAACTATAGCCGTTTGGGAACCGATGGGCGCTTTTGGCAAACGCTGGGGAACACCACAATCTTCACCTTGGGCTCAGTCATACTGGAAATGCTGTTGGGTTTAGGCATTGCCTTGGTGCTCGATCAGTCTTTTAAAGGTCGAGGCATTGTGCGCACGATTGCTATTTTGCCCTGGGCTTTGCCTACAGCCCTGATCGGTTTAGCCTGGGTCTGGATCTTCAATGACCAATACGGGGTGGTCAACGATTTACTCAGACGGGTCGGTGCGATTCCAGCAGGTGCAGGCATCAACTGGCTGGGCGACCCAAACCTGGCAATGCTGGCGGTAATTGCGGCAGATGTGTGGAAAACGACGCCCTTCATCAGCATTTTGTTGTTGGCTGGTTTACAATCAATTCCTCAAGATTTGTATGAGGCTTATGCCATTGATGGGGCGAGTCGTTGGCAACGCTTTCGGAACATCACTTTGCCGCTGCTCATGCCGCAAATCTTGATTGCTGTGCTGTTTCGCTTTGCCCAAGCCTTTGGCGTCTTCGACTTGATTGCGGTGATGACTGGCGGTGGACCGGGCGGTGCCACAGAGACTATTTCTCTATACATCTACGCCACGGTCATGCGCTATCTCGACTTTGGCTATGGTGCTGCCCTGGTCGTCGTAACCTTTGTGCTACTGGTCGCCGTTGTGGCGCTGGCCACGTTTGCCCTGTCCCGAGCCCGAGCCCGAGCAGCAGGCGCTACCTAG
- a CDS encoding ABC transporter substrate-binding protein, with protein sequence MFLLSALLIALPALTQRPVVTLNLLIQALETSQWTDIIQDFEAANLGIRLNLVEGPNATDSVENLYTSTFLLGKSPYDLVYMDVVWTPKFAAAGWLQDLSNQVSPQDLADFFPADVEAGRYEGGLYRLPFRTDAAMLFYRTDLLEQVGAQPPNTFADLIATSKKIQATGAAPWGYLWQGRQYEGAAAMFVEVLEGFGGFWVNPDNNEIGLDRPEAIKAVDFLRETITERISPPGVVTYIEDDVWRFFRSGAAGFMRNWPYAVPLANAGDSPIRGKFAIKPMVAAPGGRSGACKGGWGFGISKSSAHPKEAWKAIQYITSAQTQKNFTLKTGYLPSRRPLFTDPQIVEKYSYFPDLLQVADKAVLRPPIAQYAQASDILQRYLSAAFSGRLSSQEAMQRAARETRALVGNFQGVAG encoded by the coding sequence GTGTTTCTGCTGAGTGCTTTACTAATAGCTCTGCCTGCCCTGACGCAGAGGCCCGTTGTTACCCTGAACCTGTTAATTCAGGCGCTAGAAACTTCACAATGGACCGATATCATTCAGGACTTTGAAGCAGCAAATCTTGGTATCCGCCTCAATTTAGTCGAAGGTCCAAACGCCACAGATTCGGTAGAAAACCTCTACACCTCCACTTTTTTGCTGGGCAAATCTCCTTACGATCTGGTCTACATGGACGTCGTTTGGACTCCTAAGTTTGCCGCTGCTGGCTGGTTACAGGATTTGTCTAACCAGGTTTCGCCACAAGACTTAGCTGATTTCTTCCCGGCAGATGTAGAAGCTGGACGCTACGAAGGCGGGCTCTATCGCCTGCCCTTCCGCACTGATGCGGCCATGCTCTTCTACCGAACTGACCTACTGGAGCAAGTTGGTGCTCAGCCGCCCAATACCTTCGCCGATTTGATCGCCACTTCCAAAAAAATCCAGGCCACAGGCGCTGCGCCCTGGGGCTATCTCTGGCAGGGTCGCCAATACGAAGGTGCGGCGGCCATGTTTGTGGAGGTTTTAGAAGGGTTCGGGGGCTTCTGGGTGAATCCCGACAACAACGAGATCGGATTAGATCGACCGGAGGCGATCAAAGCAGTCGATTTTCTGCGTGAAACGATTACGGAGCGCATTTCGCCACCTGGCGTGGTGACTTACATCGAAGATGATGTCTGGCGCTTCTTCAGAAGTGGCGCGGCAGGCTTCATGCGTAACTGGCCCTATGCAGTGCCTCTCGCCAATGCTGGAGATTCCCCAATCCGGGGCAAATTTGCAATCAAGCCAATGGTGGCTGCACCCGGTGGTCGCAGTGGCGCTTGCAAAGGTGGTTGGGGATTTGGGATTTCGAAGAGTAGTGCTCACCCCAAGGAAGCCTGGAAAGCAATTCAGTACATCACGAGTGCGCAAACCCAGAAGAACTTCACGCTTAAAACTGGCTATTTGCCTAGCCGCCGACCTCTGTTTACGGACCCCCAAATCGTTGAGAAATACAGCTACTTCCCTGACTTACTGCAGGTGGCTGACAAGGCAGTATTGCGTCCTCCAATCGCTCAATATGCGCAGGCGTCTGACATCTTGCAGCGCTATTTGAGTGCTGCTTTTAGTGGCAGGCTGAGTTCACAAGAAGCAATGCAGCGGGCGGCTCGTGAAACTAGAGCTCTGGTTGGCAATTTTCAGGGAGTTGCCGGATGA
- a CDS encoding alpha-amylase family protein: MRNLWYKNAIIYALDVKTYLDSDGDGVGDFAGLTQRLDYLAGLGVTCIWLQPFYPSPNRDNGYDVMDYYSVDPRLGTLGDFVEFTHQAREQGMRVLIDLVVNHTSDQHPWFQSARADRNSKYRDYYVWSETLPANAHEGVIYPGVQERIWNYDEQAKAYYLHRFYYHQPDLNIANPAVQEEIRKIMGFWLELGVSGFRVDAAPFLIRPKGNQPTILNDPHRFLRQMRQFLSSRRGDAVLLAEADVEPHEVAPYFGEGDEMHLLFNFLLNQALFLAMASEQAEPLHHCLQALPPISPVGQWANFVRHHDELNLGMLSPAQRQVVFEAFAPDPDAQIYERGVRRRLPPMLAGDRRRLELAYSLLFSLPGTPVLYYGEEIGMGDDLGLPERMSVRTPMQWSPEANGGFSNADAAKLIRPVISSPEYGYAQVNVVAQHRDPLSVLNWMERLIRTRRECPEFGWGTLQILETGSASVFAHCCQYERRVAIAVHNLSAQACIVTLTTKDLDAIYVTDLLGDQQYEPLNHNLAAIALAGYGYRWFRIK, from the coding sequence ATGAGAAACCTCTGGTACAAAAACGCAATTATTTACGCGCTTGACGTTAAGACCTATTTAGATAGTGACGGCGATGGCGTCGGTGACTTCGCAGGTCTGACTCAGCGCTTAGATTACTTAGCGGGTCTGGGCGTAACCTGTATTTGGTTGCAGCCGTTTTATCCTTCACCCAACCGAGATAACGGCTACGACGTGATGGATTACTACAGTGTTGACCCTCGCCTGGGCACATTGGGAGATTTTGTTGAGTTTACGCATCAAGCGCGAGAACAGGGCATGCGAGTGCTGATTGATCTCGTGGTTAATCACACCTCAGATCAACATCCCTGGTTTCAAAGCGCCCGCGCTGACCGAAACTCGAAGTACCGCGATTACTATGTCTGGTCCGAAACGTTGCCCGCTAATGCCCATGAAGGTGTGATTTATCCTGGCGTGCAGGAGCGGATTTGGAATTACGACGAACAGGCTAAAGCTTACTATTTGCACCGCTTTTACTACCATCAGCCCGATCTCAATATTGCTAATCCAGCAGTGCAAGAAGAGATTCGTAAAATTATGGGTTTTTGGTTGGAGTTGGGTGTCTCTGGTTTTCGTGTTGATGCTGCGCCCTTCCTGATTCGACCTAAGGGCAATCAACCTACCATCCTCAACGACCCTCACCGCTTTCTGCGGCAGATGCGCCAGTTCCTCTCGTCGCGGCGCGGCGATGCGGTCCTGCTAGCTGAGGCCGATGTTGAACCGCATGAGGTTGCTCCCTACTTCGGTGAGGGCGACGAAATGCACCTGCTATTTAACTTTCTGCTCAACCAGGCCTTGTTTCTAGCGATGGCTAGTGAGCAAGCGGAGCCACTGCACCACTGCTTGCAAGCACTGCCGCCGATTTCGCCGGTCGGACAATGGGCCAACTTCGTGCGCCACCACGACGAACTCAACCTGGGCATGCTCAGCCCAGCACAGCGTCAAGTGGTGTTCGAGGCTTTCGCTCCTGATCCAGACGCACAGATCTACGAGCGGGGGGTGCGTCGCCGCCTGCCGCCGATGTTGGCTGGAGACCGTCGCCGTCTGGAACTGGCCTACAGCCTATTGTTCAGCCTGCCGGGAACGCCAGTCCTGTACTACGGCGAGGAGATTGGCATGGGCGATGACCTGGGGTTGCCCGAGCGAATGAGTGTGCGCACGCCTATGCAGTGGTCGCCGGAGGCTAATGGCGGTTTCTCCAATGCTGACGCTGCTAAGCTAATTCGCCCTGTAATCTCGAGCCCTGAGTATGGCTATGCCCAGGTAAACGTCGTTGCCCAGCATCGCGATCCGCTCTCGGTGCTCAATTGGATGGAGCGCTTGATCCGAACGCGTCGGGAATGCCCAGAATTTGGCTGGGGAACGCTTCAGATCCTGGAAACTGGCTCAGCCTCTGTCTTTGCCCATTGCTGCCAATATGAGCGAAGAGTGGCGATAGCGGTGCACAACCTATCTGCTCAGGCTTGTATTGTGACCTTAACTACAAAAGATTTAGACGCTATTTACGTGACCGATCTTCTGGGAGACCAACAATATGAGCCGCTGAATCATAATTTAGCGGCTATTGCTTTAGCTGGCTATGGCTATCGCTGGTTTCGGATCAAGTGA
- a CDS encoding carbohydrate porin, translating to MSIKLLLSSGIAASLATAPVAFGRDGDWIQFLFGQPPKLTQVSGREVEEDEDTSFRFGSFYQVRLTDEITVRPGMFAVTNLEHDESNNTIFVWTLRTIFEF from the coding sequence GTGAGCATCAAATTATTGCTGTCGTCTGGCATCGCAGCCTCACTGGCCACCGCTCCTGTCGCCTTTGGGCGAGACGGGGACTGGATCCAATTTCTGTTTGGGCAACCACCCAAGCTCACCCAAGTTAGCGGACGTGAGGTCGAAGAAGACGAGGACACCTCTTTCCGGTTTGGGAGCTTCTACCAGGTTCGCTTAACTGACGAAATCACCGTTCGGCCAGGCATGTTTGCAGTCACTAATCTAGAACACGACGAGAGCAACAACACGATCTTCGTGTGGACTTTGCGGACTATCTTCGAGTTTTGA